One Helicoverpa armigera isolate CAAS_96S chromosome 12, ASM3070526v1, whole genome shotgun sequence DNA window includes the following coding sequences:
- the LOC110382513 gene encoding pickpocket protein 28 isoform X2, protein MDTDKGTVNQTSPSKDEERKLRRKRQRRQFGNVCVEYTQSTSLQGLPFLTKEGLTMTERTFWLLTIIASLMMCGYLIEDVWTKWQTSPVIVTVSEQLVPVIQVPLPSITICPQAKCKLSVYNYSSVVDDYESGRYSKTPLEERYKWSGITLLCPKNMRAGPRTSRRQNSTTMKQINEVALDYRDVFKLCNINDDYADCRELFSKVLTASGVCFTMNVLAAEEILHVEKLQQDFTYLSSTRPSQNWSIERGYLSGFDSKEVYPIRGLASDTRATVSIKFKQRLDDHDGLCHGPSPGFQVHVQHPAEWPQTSLYTQTINVNEQAVLALSFSIMNTSEALRSYRPELRQCYFPGERQLKYFKIYTAKNCRAECLANITLECCKCVPFYLPHNDSDQICGVAYKLCTESAEEKMAQREANVDAPDRCKCLESCNSITYDSQLIRTGRYQDTWNPSLQGNNFYETLPQNLSGVHYSELKVFYKSPQFISMRRSELFGVTDFLANCGGLLGLFLGFSFLSLVEIIYFFTLRLCCALRKDLKQQRTNSMEKNEGHELTEECLPSVCEKTPNYRID, encoded by the exons ATgga tACCGATAAAGGCACAGTTAACCAAACTAGTCCAAGTAAAGATGAAGAACGTAAGCTCAGAAGGAAAAGACAAAGGCGTCAATTCGGTAATGTGTGCGTTGAGTACACTCAAAGCACATCGCTTCAGGGCCTGCCGTTCTTGACTAAGGAAGGACTCACTATGACTGAGAG AACATTTTGGCTTCTCACTATTATTGCGAGTCTCATGATGTGTGGGTATTTGATTGAAGATGTATGGACGAAGTGGCAGACCAGTCCCGTCATAGTAACTGTGAGCGAGCAACTTGTTCCTGTTATACAG gtGCCTTTGCCGTCAATTACAATTTGTCCTCAAGCAAAATGTAAGTTGTCGGTTTATAACTACAGCAGTGTAGTGGACGATTATGAAAGTGGCCGGTATTCTAAAAC ACCCCTGGAAGAAAGGTATAAGTGGTCGGGAATTACTCTACTTTGTCCCAAAAATATGCGTGCTGGACCCAGGACTTCTAGGAGACAAAACTCTACtacaatgaaacaaataaatgag GTAGCCTTAGACTACAGGGACGTCTTTAAATTATGCAATATAAACGACGATTATGCGGACTGTAGAGAACTGTTTTCGAAAGTGCTGACAGCTTCAGGAGTCTGTTTTACAATGAATGTGTTAGCAGCCGAGGAGATACTACACGTGgaaaa ATTACAGCAAGATTTCACATATTTGAGTTCAACAAGACCCTCGCAGAATTGGTCGATTGAACGCGGATATCTGAGTGGATTCGATTCTAAAGAAGTTTACCCTATTCGAGGATTG GCATCTGATACTAGAGCAACAGTGAGCATAAAGTTTAAGCAAAGATTGGACGACCACGATGGTCTATGCCACGGCCCATCTCCAGGGTTCCAG gtgCACGTGCAGCACCCGGCGGAGTGGCCGCAGACCTCGCTATACACGCAGACCATTAACGTCAACGAGCAAGCTGTGCTGGCGCTCAGCTTCAGTATAATGAACACTTCGGAGGCATTGAGGAGTTACCGTCCAGAATT ACGACAATGCTATTTTCCTGGGGAACGTCAGTtaaagtactttaaaatatacacaGCTAAGAATTGTAGAGCGGAATGTTTGGCAAACATTACTTTAGAGTGTTGCAAATGTGTTCCATTTTATCTGCCTC ATAACGACAGTGACCAGATTTGTGGAGTAGCATACAAACTGTGTACAGAATCAGCGGAAG AAAAAATGGCACAACGCGAAGCCAATGTCGACGCGCCGGATAGATGCAAATGCCTCGAATCGTGCAATTCAATAACATACGACTCACAACTCATAAGAACTGGTCGTTACCAAGATACCTGGAATCCTTCACTTCAAGgcaataacttttatgaaacatTACCTCAAAATCTATCGGG GGTCCATTATTCAGAGCTGAAGGTATTCTACAAGAGCCCGCAGTTCATATCGATGCGTCGCTCGGAGTTGTTCGGCGTTACTGACTTCCTCGCCAACTGTGGTGGTCTACTGGGCTTGTTCCTGGGCTTCTCATTCTTGAGCCTGGTGGAAATCATATACTTCTTCACACTCAG GCTCTGCTGTGCATTAAGAAAGGATCTAAAACAACAGAGAACAAACTCCATGGAGAAAAATGAAGGTCATGAATTAACTGAAGAGTGTTTGCCATCGGTTTGTGAAAAAACTCCAAATTATCGTATTGactag
- the LOC110382513 gene encoding pickpocket protein 28 isoform X1, whose translation MDTDKGTVNQTSPSKDEERKLRRKRQRRQFGNVCVEYTQSTSLQGLPFLTKEGLTMTERTFWLLTIIASLMMCGYLIEDVWTKWQTSPVIVTVSEQLVPVIQVPLPSITICPQAKCKLSVYNYSSVVDDYESGRYSKTPLEERYKWSGITLLCPKNMRAGPRTSRRQNSTTMKQINEVALDYRDVFKLCNINDDYADCRELFSKVLTASGVCFTMNVLAAEEILHVEKLQQDFTYLSSTRPSQNWSIERGYLSGFDSKEVYPIRGLASDTRATVSIKFKQRLDDHDGLCHGPSPGFQVCGDKEVHVQHPAEWPQTSLYTQTINVNEQAVLALSFSIMNTSEALRSYRPELRQCYFPGERQLKYFKIYTAKNCRAECLANITLECCKCVPFYLPHNDSDQICGVAYKLCTESAEEKMAQREANVDAPDRCKCLESCNSITYDSQLIRTGRYQDTWNPSLQGNNFYETLPQNLSGVHYSELKVFYKSPQFISMRRSELFGVTDFLANCGGLLGLFLGFSFLSLVEIIYFFTLRLCCALRKDLKQQRTNSMEKNEGHELTEECLPSVCEKTPNYRID comes from the exons ATgga tACCGATAAAGGCACAGTTAACCAAACTAGTCCAAGTAAAGATGAAGAACGTAAGCTCAGAAGGAAAAGACAAAGGCGTCAATTCGGTAATGTGTGCGTTGAGTACACTCAAAGCACATCGCTTCAGGGCCTGCCGTTCTTGACTAAGGAAGGACTCACTATGACTGAGAG AACATTTTGGCTTCTCACTATTATTGCGAGTCTCATGATGTGTGGGTATTTGATTGAAGATGTATGGACGAAGTGGCAGACCAGTCCCGTCATAGTAACTGTGAGCGAGCAACTTGTTCCTGTTATACAG gtGCCTTTGCCGTCAATTACAATTTGTCCTCAAGCAAAATGTAAGTTGTCGGTTTATAACTACAGCAGTGTAGTGGACGATTATGAAAGTGGCCGGTATTCTAAAAC ACCCCTGGAAGAAAGGTATAAGTGGTCGGGAATTACTCTACTTTGTCCCAAAAATATGCGTGCTGGACCCAGGACTTCTAGGAGACAAAACTCTACtacaatgaaacaaataaatgag GTAGCCTTAGACTACAGGGACGTCTTTAAATTATGCAATATAAACGACGATTATGCGGACTGTAGAGAACTGTTTTCGAAAGTGCTGACAGCTTCAGGAGTCTGTTTTACAATGAATGTGTTAGCAGCCGAGGAGATACTACACGTGgaaaa ATTACAGCAAGATTTCACATATTTGAGTTCAACAAGACCCTCGCAGAATTGGTCGATTGAACGCGGATATCTGAGTGGATTCGATTCTAAAGAAGTTTACCCTATTCGAGGATTG GCATCTGATACTAGAGCAACAGTGAGCATAAAGTTTAAGCAAAGATTGGACGACCACGATGGTCTATGCCACGGCCCATCTCCAGGGTTCCAGGTATGTGGGGATAAAGAG gtgCACGTGCAGCACCCGGCGGAGTGGCCGCAGACCTCGCTATACACGCAGACCATTAACGTCAACGAGCAAGCTGTGCTGGCGCTCAGCTTCAGTATAATGAACACTTCGGAGGCATTGAGGAGTTACCGTCCAGAATT ACGACAATGCTATTTTCCTGGGGAACGTCAGTtaaagtactttaaaatatacacaGCTAAGAATTGTAGAGCGGAATGTTTGGCAAACATTACTTTAGAGTGTTGCAAATGTGTTCCATTTTATCTGCCTC ATAACGACAGTGACCAGATTTGTGGAGTAGCATACAAACTGTGTACAGAATCAGCGGAAG AAAAAATGGCACAACGCGAAGCCAATGTCGACGCGCCGGATAGATGCAAATGCCTCGAATCGTGCAATTCAATAACATACGACTCACAACTCATAAGAACTGGTCGTTACCAAGATACCTGGAATCCTTCACTTCAAGgcaataacttttatgaaacatTACCTCAAAATCTATCGGG GGTCCATTATTCAGAGCTGAAGGTATTCTACAAGAGCCCGCAGTTCATATCGATGCGTCGCTCGGAGTTGTTCGGCGTTACTGACTTCCTCGCCAACTGTGGTGGTCTACTGGGCTTGTTCCTGGGCTTCTCATTCTTGAGCCTGGTGGAAATCATATACTTCTTCACACTCAG GCTCTGCTGTGCATTAAGAAAGGATCTAAAACAACAGAGAACAAACTCCATGGAGAAAAATGAAGGTCATGAATTAACTGAAGAGTGTTTGCCATCGGTTTGTGAAAAAACTCCAAATTATCGTATTGactag
- the LOC110382513 gene encoding pickpocket protein 28 isoform X3, which yields MMCGYLIEDVWTKWQTSPVIVTVSEQLVPVIQVPLPSITICPQAKCKLSVYNYSSVVDDYESGRYSKTPLEERYKWSGITLLCPKNMRAGPRTSRRQNSTTMKQINEVALDYRDVFKLCNINDDYADCRELFSKVLTASGVCFTMNVLAAEEILHVEKLQQDFTYLSSTRPSQNWSIERGYLSGFDSKEVYPIRGLASDTRATVSIKFKQRLDDHDGLCHGPSPGFQVCGDKEVHVQHPAEWPQTSLYTQTINVNEQAVLALSFSIMNTSEALRSYRPELRQCYFPGERQLKYFKIYTAKNCRAECLANITLECCKCVPFYLPHNDSDQICGVAYKLCTESAEEKMAQREANVDAPDRCKCLESCNSITYDSQLIRTGRYQDTWNPSLQGNNFYETLPQNLSGVHYSELKVFYKSPQFISMRRSELFGVTDFLANCGGLLGLFLGFSFLSLVEIIYFFTLRLCCALRKDLKQQRTNSMEKNEGHELTEECLPSVCEKTPNYRID from the exons ATGATGTGTGGGTATTTGATTGAAGATGTATGGACGAAGTGGCAGACCAGTCCCGTCATAGTAACTGTGAGCGAGCAACTTGTTCCTGTTATACAG gtGCCTTTGCCGTCAATTACAATTTGTCCTCAAGCAAAATGTAAGTTGTCGGTTTATAACTACAGCAGTGTAGTGGACGATTATGAAAGTGGCCGGTATTCTAAAAC ACCCCTGGAAGAAAGGTATAAGTGGTCGGGAATTACTCTACTTTGTCCCAAAAATATGCGTGCTGGACCCAGGACTTCTAGGAGACAAAACTCTACtacaatgaaacaaataaatgag GTAGCCTTAGACTACAGGGACGTCTTTAAATTATGCAATATAAACGACGATTATGCGGACTGTAGAGAACTGTTTTCGAAAGTGCTGACAGCTTCAGGAGTCTGTTTTACAATGAATGTGTTAGCAGCCGAGGAGATACTACACGTGgaaaa ATTACAGCAAGATTTCACATATTTGAGTTCAACAAGACCCTCGCAGAATTGGTCGATTGAACGCGGATATCTGAGTGGATTCGATTCTAAAGAAGTTTACCCTATTCGAGGATTG GCATCTGATACTAGAGCAACAGTGAGCATAAAGTTTAAGCAAAGATTGGACGACCACGATGGTCTATGCCACGGCCCATCTCCAGGGTTCCAGGTATGTGGGGATAAAGAG gtgCACGTGCAGCACCCGGCGGAGTGGCCGCAGACCTCGCTATACACGCAGACCATTAACGTCAACGAGCAAGCTGTGCTGGCGCTCAGCTTCAGTATAATGAACACTTCGGAGGCATTGAGGAGTTACCGTCCAGAATT ACGACAATGCTATTTTCCTGGGGAACGTCAGTtaaagtactttaaaatatacacaGCTAAGAATTGTAGAGCGGAATGTTTGGCAAACATTACTTTAGAGTGTTGCAAATGTGTTCCATTTTATCTGCCTC ATAACGACAGTGACCAGATTTGTGGAGTAGCATACAAACTGTGTACAGAATCAGCGGAAG AAAAAATGGCACAACGCGAAGCCAATGTCGACGCGCCGGATAGATGCAAATGCCTCGAATCGTGCAATTCAATAACATACGACTCACAACTCATAAGAACTGGTCGTTACCAAGATACCTGGAATCCTTCACTTCAAGgcaataacttttatgaaacatTACCTCAAAATCTATCGGG GGTCCATTATTCAGAGCTGAAGGTATTCTACAAGAGCCCGCAGTTCATATCGATGCGTCGCTCGGAGTTGTTCGGCGTTACTGACTTCCTCGCCAACTGTGGTGGTCTACTGGGCTTGTTCCTGGGCTTCTCATTCTTGAGCCTGGTGGAAATCATATACTTCTTCACACTCAG GCTCTGCTGTGCATTAAGAAAGGATCTAAAACAACAGAGAACAAACTCCATGGAGAAAAATGAAGGTCATGAATTAACTGAAGAGTGTTTGCCATCGGTTTGTGAAAAAACTCCAAATTATCGTATTGactag